Proteins from a genomic interval of Lolium perenne isolate Kyuss_39 chromosome 1, Kyuss_2.0, whole genome shotgun sequence:
- the LOC127318645 gene encoding chaperone protein ClpB1 isoform X2: MTFSTWLDGVVGGGITDTATLRAYDRGLGAYVTHSYQQPNKLLDDFATVVCTGAAAALCWAAWRYHKYSISLGKYGRDMTASAGKADPVIGRDDEIDRVICILCRRNKNCVALVGAAGVGKTAIAEGLAQRIAAGTVPATLIGARVVEVDLGAMVAGTLYCGMFEERMKDVIRQAENADGKVILFIDEMHMLIGSGGSLIHQRSTDAANVLKPALARGRIRCVAATTFDEYIKYIENDPALERRFQKVHIEEPSMQATIAILRGLKKRYEEHHGLEIQDAALIAAAQLAARYITGRRFPDKAIDLIDEACATAAKRMMQIGKQEKEVNTVLTASPNAVNEANVGPDEVAQVVSRCTGIPVATLDQGEKDKLIHLAARLHERVVGQDEAVNKVVRAVLRSRTGLDHPGQPTGSFLFLGSTGVGKTELAKALAKQLFDSEKMLVRIDMSEYVGAESVWRLIGAPPGSSEHQDGGQLTEKVRRRPYSVILFDEVEKADPSVLNVFLQLLDDGMLTDGKGRLVDFKNTIIIMTSNLGSEHLLAGLSGESTMERARDLLMNQVHKHFKPELLNRLSVIVVFEPLSRDRLKEIVAIQMKNVTARVATKGISLCVSDAALDVILSESYNPMYGARPIRRWVQDNVVTTISEMLIRGEAGAGSTIYISATDDRKALKWRH; the protein is encoded by the exons ATGACCTTCAGCACATGGCTTGATGGGGTCGTGGGAGGAGGGATTACGGATACCGCAACTCTTCGGGCCTACGATCGAGGGTTGGGGGCCTATGTAACACACTCCTACCAACAACCAAACAAATTGCTTGATGATTTTGCCACCGTAGTCTGTACTGGAGCAGCTGCCGCTTTGTGTTGGGCAGCGTGGAGGTACCACAAGTACAGTATATCTCTGGGCAAGTATGGCCGGGACATGACGGCCTCGGCCGGCAAGGCCGACCCGGTGATTGGCCGCGACGACGAGATCGATCGTGTTATTTGCATCCTCTGCCGTCGGAACAAGAACTGCGTTGCGCTAGTTGGTGCGGCAGGGGTCGGCAAGACAGCCATTGCCGAGGGTCTCGCTCAGCGCATCGCTGCTGGGACAGTCCCTGCCACACTCATTGGAGCACGCGTCGTGGAAGTGGACCTCGGGGCCATGGTGGCCGGGACTCTTTACTGCGGCATGTTTGAGGAGCGCATGAAGGATGTGATACGGCAGGCGGAGAATGCAGACGGCAAGGTAATTCTCTTCATCGATGAGATGCACATGCTTATTGGCTCCGGTGGCAGCCTGATCCACCAGAGGAGCACGGACGCTGCCAACGTGCTGAAGCCGGCATTGGCCCGTGGTCGTATCCGCTGCGTGGCCGCAACGACTTTTGATGAGTACATCAAGTACATTGAGAACGACCCAGCATTGGAGCGGCGATTCCAAAAGGTGCACATTGAGGAGCCAAGCATGCAGGCAACCATTGCCATTCTGCGAGGGCTAAAGAAAAGGTATGAGGAGCATCATGGCTTGGAAATCCAGGATGCTGCTCTTATTGCTGCCGCACAGCTTGCTGCCCGATATATCACAG GTCGTCGATTTCCTGATAAGGCAATCGATCTGATCGATGAAGCATGTGCCACTGCAGCCAAAAGGATGATGCAAATTGGCAAACAAGAAAAGGAAGTGAACACTGTGCTAACTGCCTCTCCAAATGCAGTGAACGAAGCAAATGTTGGCCCGGATGAAGTTGCACAA GTTGTGAGCCGATGTACTGGAATTCCTGTTGCCACACTTGATCAAGGGGAGAAGGATAAGTTGATCCACCTAGCAGCCAGATTGCATGAGCGAGTTGTTGGCCAGGATGAAGCGGTTAATAAGGTTGTGCGGGCTGTGTTGCGTTCTAGGACTGGTCTTGATCATCCTGGCCAGCCAACAGGCTCGTTCCTCTTTTTGGGTTCTACTGGTGTTGGAAAGACAGAGCTTGCAAAAGCTCTTGCCAAACAGCTGTTTGACAGCGAGAAGATGTTGGTTCGCATTGACATGTCTGAATATGTTGGGGCCGAATCAGTCTGGCGTCTTATTGGAGCACCTCCAGG CTCCTCTGAACATCAAGATGGTGGACAACTGACTGAGAAGGTGCGAAGGCGCCCATATAGTGTCATCCTTTTCGATGAGGTGGAGAAGGCGGATCCCTCGGTGTTGAATGTTTTTCTTCAGCTCCTTGATGATGGTATGTTGACTGATGGAAAAGGTCGGTTAGTAGATTTCAAAAATACAATTATCATCATGACCTCAAATCTGGGGTCAGAGCACCTACTAGCAGGATTGTCCGGAGAAAGCACAATGGAAAGAGCAAGGGACCTTCTCATGAATCAG GTTCACAAACACTTCAAGCCCGAGCTTCTCAACAGACTTAGTGTGATCGTTGTATTTGAGCCGCTTTCACGAGACAGACTGAAAGAGATCGTGGCAATCCAGATGAAGAATGTCACCGCCAGGGTAGCCACCAAGGGCATCTCTCTATGTGTAAGCGACGCCGCCCTGGATGTCATTTTGTCGGAATCATACAACCCG ATGTACGGTGCAAGGCCCATAAGGAGGTGGGTACAGGACAATGTGGTGACAACGATCTCGGAGATGTTGATAAGAGGAGAAGCTGGTGCGGGCTCGACGATCTACATCAGTGCTACGGATGATAGGAAGGCGCTGAAATGGAggcattga
- the LOC127318645 gene encoding chaperone protein ClpB1 isoform X1, producing MTFSTWLDGVVGGGITDTATLRAYDRGLGAYVTHSYQQPNKLLDDFATVVCTGAAAALCWAAWRYHKYSISLGKYGRDMTASAGKADPVIGRDDEIDRVICILCRRNKNCVALVGAAGVGKTAIAEGLAQRIAAGTVPATLIGARVVEVDLGAMVAGTLYCGMFEERMKDVIRQAENADGKVILFIDEMHMLIGSGGSLIHQRSTDAANVLKPALARGRIRCVAATTFDEYIKYIENDPALERRFQKVHIEEPSMQATIAILRGLKKRYEEHHGLEIQDAALIAAAQLAARYITGRRFPDKAIDLIDEACATAAKRMMQIGKQEKEVNTVLTASPNAVNEANVGPDEVAQVVSRCTGIPVATLDQGEKDKLIHLAARLHERVVGQDEAVNKVVRAVLRSRTGLDHPGQPTGSFLFLGSTGVGKTELAKALAKQLFDSEKMLVRIDMSEYVGAESVWRLIGAPPGSSEHQDGGQLTEKVRRRPYSVILFDEVEKADPSVLNVFLQLLDDGMLTDGKGRLVDFKNTIIIMTSNLGSEHLLAGLSGESTMERARDLLMNQVHKHFKPELLNRLSVIVVFEPLSRDRLKEIVAIQMKNVTARVATKGISLCVSDAALDVILSESYNPVCMSYFQMTKLSIEYMLLSPHLIFCIADVRCKAHKEVGTGQCGDNDLGDVDKRRSWCGLDDLHQCYG from the exons ATGACCTTCAGCACATGGCTTGATGGGGTCGTGGGAGGAGGGATTACGGATACCGCAACTCTTCGGGCCTACGATCGAGGGTTGGGGGCCTATGTAACACACTCCTACCAACAACCAAACAAATTGCTTGATGATTTTGCCACCGTAGTCTGTACTGGAGCAGCTGCCGCTTTGTGTTGGGCAGCGTGGAGGTACCACAAGTACAGTATATCTCTGGGCAAGTATGGCCGGGACATGACGGCCTCGGCCGGCAAGGCCGACCCGGTGATTGGCCGCGACGACGAGATCGATCGTGTTATTTGCATCCTCTGCCGTCGGAACAAGAACTGCGTTGCGCTAGTTGGTGCGGCAGGGGTCGGCAAGACAGCCATTGCCGAGGGTCTCGCTCAGCGCATCGCTGCTGGGACAGTCCCTGCCACACTCATTGGAGCACGCGTCGTGGAAGTGGACCTCGGGGCCATGGTGGCCGGGACTCTTTACTGCGGCATGTTTGAGGAGCGCATGAAGGATGTGATACGGCAGGCGGAGAATGCAGACGGCAAGGTAATTCTCTTCATCGATGAGATGCACATGCTTATTGGCTCCGGTGGCAGCCTGATCCACCAGAGGAGCACGGACGCTGCCAACGTGCTGAAGCCGGCATTGGCCCGTGGTCGTATCCGCTGCGTGGCCGCAACGACTTTTGATGAGTACATCAAGTACATTGAGAACGACCCAGCATTGGAGCGGCGATTCCAAAAGGTGCACATTGAGGAGCCAAGCATGCAGGCAACCATTGCCATTCTGCGAGGGCTAAAGAAAAGGTATGAGGAGCATCATGGCTTGGAAATCCAGGATGCTGCTCTTATTGCTGCCGCACAGCTTGCTGCCCGATATATCACAG GTCGTCGATTTCCTGATAAGGCAATCGATCTGATCGATGAAGCATGTGCCACTGCAGCCAAAAGGATGATGCAAATTGGCAAACAAGAAAAGGAAGTGAACACTGTGCTAACTGCCTCTCCAAATGCAGTGAACGAAGCAAATGTTGGCCCGGATGAAGTTGCACAA GTTGTGAGCCGATGTACTGGAATTCCTGTTGCCACACTTGATCAAGGGGAGAAGGATAAGTTGATCCACCTAGCAGCCAGATTGCATGAGCGAGTTGTTGGCCAGGATGAAGCGGTTAATAAGGTTGTGCGGGCTGTGTTGCGTTCTAGGACTGGTCTTGATCATCCTGGCCAGCCAACAGGCTCGTTCCTCTTTTTGGGTTCTACTGGTGTTGGAAAGACAGAGCTTGCAAAAGCTCTTGCCAAACAGCTGTTTGACAGCGAGAAGATGTTGGTTCGCATTGACATGTCTGAATATGTTGGGGCCGAATCAGTCTGGCGTCTTATTGGAGCACCTCCAGG CTCCTCTGAACATCAAGATGGTGGACAACTGACTGAGAAGGTGCGAAGGCGCCCATATAGTGTCATCCTTTTCGATGAGGTGGAGAAGGCGGATCCCTCGGTGTTGAATGTTTTTCTTCAGCTCCTTGATGATGGTATGTTGACTGATGGAAAAGGTCGGTTAGTAGATTTCAAAAATACAATTATCATCATGACCTCAAATCTGGGGTCAGAGCACCTACTAGCAGGATTGTCCGGAGAAAGCACAATGGAAAGAGCAAGGGACCTTCTCATGAATCAG GTTCACAAACACTTCAAGCCCGAGCTTCTCAACAGACTTAGTGTGATCGTTGTATTTGAGCCGCTTTCACGAGACAGACTGAAAGAGATCGTGGCAATCCAGATGAAGAATGTCACCGCCAGGGTAGCCACCAAGGGCATCTCTCTATGTGTAAGCGACGCCGCCCTGGATGTCATTTTGTCGGAATCATACAACCCGGTATGTATGTCCTATTTCCAGatgaccaagttatccattgaatATATGTTATTGTCACCGCACTTGATCTTTTGTATCGCAGATGTACGGTGCAAGGCCCATAAGGAGGTGGGTACAGGACAATGTGGTGACAACGATCTCGGAGATGTTGATAAGAGGAGAAGCTGGTGCGGGCTCGACGATCTACATCAGTGCTACGGATGA